In a genomic window of Saccharothrix sp. HUAS TT1:
- a CDS encoding substrate-binding domain-containing protein, whose amino-acid sequence MPRKWFALALVGALVTAGCSSDLPTDGPGAATPSGRAGSGFFDRAEYERQLGLRTGTPVGFEGGAPPAGPWEQMLDPELVDTTGYAKPGGDHHLCFSNASVDNPWRQVGFKTMTEEVALHPEITRFTVLDAEAKDDKQISDIQSFASQGCSALIVSPNTTATLTPAVEAACATGVPVIVFDRGVDSDCPVTFIHPIGGFAFGADGAEFLAEEVEPGGKVLALRILPGVDVLEQRWAAANEVFAGSGLDVVGVEFTDGDAARTKTIVGDYLQREGRIDGVWMDAGATAVAAVEAFQDAGAPIPPFVGEDQQDFLRTWVAEGMTAVAPTYPTFQWRTPIIAALRVLAGEPVPEEWVLPQPKVTEDDVRDFIEQDMPPLHYAMCGCEGMPGYPGPWK is encoded by the coding sequence ATGCCCAGGAAGTGGTTCGCACTCGCCCTCGTGGGCGCCCTCGTCACCGCCGGGTGTTCGAGCGACCTGCCCACCGACGGCCCGGGCGCCGCGACGCCCTCGGGGCGGGCCGGGTCGGGGTTCTTCGACCGGGCCGAGTACGAGCGCCAGCTGGGGCTGCGCACCGGCACGCCGGTCGGCTTCGAGGGCGGCGCCCCGCCCGCCGGGCCGTGGGAGCAGATGCTCGACCCGGAGCTGGTCGACACCACCGGGTACGCCAAGCCCGGCGGCGATCACCACCTGTGCTTCTCCAACGCCTCGGTGGACAACCCGTGGCGGCAGGTCGGGTTCAAGACCATGACGGAGGAGGTGGCGCTGCACCCGGAGATCACCAGGTTCACCGTGCTCGACGCGGAGGCCAAGGACGACAAGCAGATCAGCGACATCCAGTCGTTCGCCTCCCAGGGGTGCAGCGCGCTGATCGTGTCGCCGAACACGACCGCCACGCTGACACCGGCCGTCGAGGCGGCGTGCGCGACCGGTGTGCCGGTGATCGTGTTCGACCGCGGCGTCGACTCCGACTGCCCGGTCACGTTCATCCACCCGATCGGCGGGTTCGCGTTCGGCGCGGACGGCGCCGAGTTCCTGGCGGAGGAGGTGGAGCCGGGCGGCAAGGTGCTGGCGCTGCGCATCCTGCCGGGCGTGGACGTGCTGGAGCAGCGGTGGGCCGCGGCGAACGAGGTCTTCGCCGGCAGCGGGCTGGACGTCGTCGGCGTCGAGTTCACCGACGGCGACGCGGCCAGGACCAAGACCATCGTCGGCGACTACCTCCAGCGCGAGGGCCGGATCGACGGCGTGTGGATGGACGCCGGCGCGACCGCCGTGGCCGCGGTGGAGGCGTTCCAGGACGCGGGCGCGCCGATCCCGCCGTTCGTCGGCGAGGACCAGCAGGACTTCCTGCGCACGTGGGTCGCGGAGGGGATGACCGCGGTCGCGCCCACCTACCCGACCTTCCAGTGGCGCACGCCGATCATCGCCGCGCTGCGGGTCCTGGCGGGCGAGCCGGTCCCCGAGGAGTGGGTGCTGCCCCAGCCGAAGGTGACGGAGGACGACGTCCGGGACTTCATCGAGCAGGACATGCCGCCGCTGCACTACGCGATGTGCGGCTGCGAGGGCATGCCGGGTTACCCCGGTCCGTGGAAGTAG
- a CDS encoding ABC transporter permease produces MTWRPRLADGTAPVLAVLAVLLVALACTGPAYTEPAGYLALLKRAAPLVVLAIGQYFVVVSGGFDLSVGSLVTAEVVVAARLVAGDDANTGWVIALLLGCGVLVGLVNGLITTKLLVPSFIVTLGMLLVLDGAVFLWTGGAPRGALSPSFRAFGRDGFDVPVLGRAPWSVVVLLVVLVLAVLFMRGRAGRTLLAVGDNDTAVRLAGGRVDRLRVLAFVLSGLLAAVAAILLAGFAGVSAQVGAGLEFRAITAVVLGGVLLGGGRGSVVAAAAGALSLEALFSLLNLLGVAGALESAVQGLIIIAAVAYAARSRRVLRPREPAVP; encoded by the coding sequence GTGACGTGGCGACCCCGCCTGGCCGACGGGACCGCGCCGGTGCTGGCCGTGCTGGCGGTCCTGCTGGTCGCGCTGGCCTGCACCGGCCCCGCGTACACCGAGCCGGCCGGCTACCTCGCGCTGCTCAAGCGCGCCGCGCCGCTGGTGGTCCTGGCGATCGGCCAGTACTTCGTGGTGGTGTCCGGCGGGTTCGACCTGTCCGTGGGCTCGCTGGTGACCGCGGAGGTGGTGGTCGCCGCGCGGCTGGTCGCCGGGGACGACGCGAACACCGGGTGGGTGATCGCGCTGCTGCTCGGCTGCGGCGTCCTGGTCGGCCTCGTCAACGGCCTGATCACGACGAAGCTGCTGGTGCCGTCGTTCATCGTGACGCTCGGGATGCTGCTGGTGCTGGACGGCGCGGTGTTCCTGTGGACCGGCGGCGCGCCGCGCGGCGCCCTGTCGCCGTCGTTCCGGGCGTTCGGCCGGGACGGGTTCGACGTGCCGGTCCTGGGCCGGGCGCCGTGGTCGGTGGTCGTCCTGCTGGTCGTGCTGGTCCTCGCGGTGCTGTTCATGCGCGGTCGCGCCGGGCGCACGCTGCTCGCGGTGGGCGACAACGACACGGCCGTCCGGCTGGCGGGCGGCCGGGTGGACCGGTTGCGGGTGCTGGCGTTCGTGCTCTCGGGCCTGCTGGCCGCCGTCGCCGCCATCCTGCTCGCCGGGTTCGCCGGGGTGTCCGCGCAGGTCGGCGCGGGCCTGGAGTTCCGGGCCATCACCGCGGTCGTGCTCGGCGGCGTCCTGCTCGGCGGCGGTCGGGGCTCGGTGGTGGCCGCGGCCGCCGGTGCGCTGTCGCTGGAAGCCCTGTTCTCGCTGTTGAACCTGCTCGGCGTCGCGGGCGCGCTCGAATCCGCCGTGCAGGGCCTGATCATCATCGCCGCGGTCGCCTACGCCGCCCGCTCGCGGCGGGTGCTCCGCCCCCGCGAACCGGCCGTCCCCTGA
- a CDS encoding ABC transporter permease has product MPDSATRDAVAVRARRSAPSPVVTVYAALAALLVVGSVLVALDGGVLLDQGGILNILTRGTALGLVAVGQSLVVVTGSLDLSVAHLVGLCSLVAAETMAGSGAMVVPGVLLALAVAAAVGLVNGLVITGLRVNAFIATLGVALVLRGYLEHGYTGPAGSVPRSFQQLGYARIGPIPVAALLALLVAAGAWWYLRRTRGGYHMYAVGGDVDVARLSGVRTGRTIVTAHVLCSLAAGLAGVFLAARLGSGAPHVGVDAGYDLESIAAVVLGGTALAGGRGGVAGTVGGVLVLATLDTVFDDLAVDPFFKDVVRGVVLVVAVALYARRRPLRRSA; this is encoded by the coding sequence GTGCCGGACAGCGCCACGCGGGACGCGGTCGCCGTGCGGGCTCGCCGATCCGCGCCGAGCCCCGTCGTGACCGTGTACGCCGCGCTGGCCGCGCTGCTCGTGGTCGGCAGTGTCCTGGTGGCGCTCGACGGCGGTGTGCTGCTCGACCAGGGCGGCATCCTCAACATCCTCACCCGCGGCACCGCGCTCGGCCTGGTCGCGGTCGGGCAGTCGCTGGTGGTCGTCACCGGGTCGCTCGACCTGTCCGTCGCCCACCTGGTCGGGCTGTGCTCGCTGGTGGCGGCCGAGACCATGGCGGGCAGCGGGGCGATGGTGGTGCCCGGCGTGCTGCTCGCGCTGGCGGTCGCCGCCGCCGTCGGGCTCGTCAACGGGCTCGTGATCACGGGCCTGCGGGTGAACGCGTTCATCGCCACGCTCGGCGTCGCGCTGGTCCTGCGCGGGTACCTGGAGCACGGCTACACCGGGCCGGCGGGCAGCGTGCCGCGCTCGTTCCAGCAGCTCGGGTACGCCCGGATCGGCCCGATCCCGGTGGCGGCGCTGCTGGCGCTGCTCGTCGCGGCGGGCGCGTGGTGGTACCTGCGGCGGACCCGCGGCGGCTACCACATGTACGCGGTCGGCGGTGACGTCGACGTGGCGCGGCTGTCCGGCGTGCGGACCGGCCGGACGATCGTCACCGCGCACGTGCTGTGCTCGCTCGCGGCGGGCCTCGCGGGCGTGTTCCTGGCCGCCAGGCTCGGTTCCGGCGCGCCGCACGTCGGCGTCGACGCCGGGTACGACCTGGAGTCCATCGCGGCCGTGGTGCTCGGCGGGACGGCTCTCGCCGGTGGCCGCGGCGGTGTCGCCGGCACGGTGGGCGGCGTGCTCGTCCTCGCGACCCTGGACACCGTGTTCGACGACCTCGCGGTCGACCCGTTCTTCAAGGACGTGGTCCGCGGGGTCGTGCTCGTCGTCGCGGTGGCGCTGTACGCCCGCCGCAGGCCGCTCCGGAGGTCGGCGTGA
- a CDS encoding sugar ABC transporter ATP-binding protein: MDVRLEGITKSFLGVTALRGVDLDLRAGEVHALVGENGAGKSTLLKVLAGVHRPDSGRVLLGGSEVSFGSPRDARAAGIAIIHQELALLEHRSVAENVFLGREPVRRGRVDRRAMEAGARRLLDELGVRDVDPATTVARLPVAQRQVVEVVKALSADAGVLAMDEPTAALADHEVELLYRLVRRLRDRGVAILYVSHRMREVFDLGERITVLKDGAFVATAATGDVTPDEVVRLMVGRPLGSWYPERGGRRGEVRLALRGAGNDRVRDLTFDVHAGEVVGLAGLQGSGRSATARAICGAEPFTAGSLAVDGVPTRVDRPRAAVRAGIGHVTEDRKGEGLALRQSVADNVLLVRRAALRGAAARRSADLADLLRAVTATTRGLRREVRHLSGGNQQKVVLAKWLAVEPRVLVVDEPTRGVDVGAKHTVHRLLRDLAGSGVAVLLISSELPELIGLSDRVLVVREGTVVGELPAGASEEAVMRLATGRGAGGAA; encoded by the coding sequence GTGGACGTGCGGCTGGAGGGCATCACCAAGAGCTTCCTCGGCGTCACCGCGCTGCGCGGCGTGGACCTCGACCTGCGGGCGGGCGAGGTCCACGCGCTGGTGGGCGAGAACGGCGCGGGCAAGTCGACGCTGCTGAAGGTGCTCGCGGGCGTCCACCGGCCGGACTCCGGGCGCGTCCTGCTCGGCGGGTCGGAGGTGTCCTTCGGCTCGCCGCGCGACGCCCGGGCGGCCGGGATCGCGATCATCCACCAGGAGCTCGCCCTCCTCGAACACCGCTCGGTGGCCGAGAACGTGTTCCTCGGCCGGGAACCCGTGCGCCGCGGCCGGGTCGACCGCCGGGCGATGGAAGCCGGCGCCCGGCGGCTGCTCGACGAGCTGGGGGTGCGCGACGTCGACCCGGCGACCACCGTCGCGCGGCTGCCGGTCGCGCAGCGGCAGGTGGTGGAGGTCGTCAAGGCGCTGTCCGCCGACGCCGGGGTGCTCGCCATGGACGAGCCGACCGCCGCGCTGGCCGACCACGAGGTCGAACTGCTGTACCGGCTGGTGCGGCGGCTGCGCGACCGGGGCGTGGCGATCCTCTACGTCTCGCACCGGATGCGGGAGGTGTTCGACCTCGGCGAGCGGATCACGGTGCTGAAGGACGGCGCCTTCGTGGCGACCGCGGCCACCGGCGACGTCACCCCCGACGAGGTGGTGCGGCTCATGGTCGGCCGACCGCTCGGGTCGTGGTACCCCGAGCGCGGCGGCCGGCGGGGCGAGGTCCGGCTGGCGCTGCGCGGCGCGGGCAACGACCGGGTGCGCGACCTGACCTTCGACGTCCACGCCGGTGAGGTCGTCGGCCTGGCCGGGTTGCAGGGTTCGGGCAGGTCCGCGACGGCGCGGGCGATCTGCGGCGCCGAGCCGTTCACCGCGGGGTCCCTGGCGGTGGACGGCGTGCCGACCCGCGTCGACCGGCCGCGCGCCGCGGTCCGCGCGGGCATCGGCCACGTCACCGAGGACCGCAAGGGCGAGGGGCTGGCCCTGCGGCAGTCGGTGGCGGACAACGTCCTGCTGGTGCGGCGGGCGGCGTTGCGGGGCGCGGCGGCGCGGCGCTCGGCGGACCTCGCCGACCTGCTCCGGGCGGTCACCGCGACCACCCGGGGGCTGCGCCGGGAGGTGCGCCACCTGTCGGGCGGCAACCAGCAGAAGGTGGTGCTCGCCAAGTGGCTCGCGGTCGAGCCGCGGGTGCTGGTGGTCGACGAGCCGACGCGCGGCGTCGACGTGGGCGCGAAGCACACCGTCCACCGGCTGCTGCGCGACCTCGCGGGCAGCGGGGTCGCCGTCCTCCTGATCTCGTCGGAGCTGCCCGAGCTGATCGGCTTGAGCGACCGGGTCCTCGTGGTGCGCGAGGGGACCGTGGTCGGCGAGCTGCCCGCGGGCGCCTCGGAGGAGGCCGTGATGAGGCTGGCCACCGGGCGCGGGGCCGGTGGGGCGGCGTGA